The genomic stretch tttccaaGGGGCTCGCCTTTGCtgtcatagttttttttttcttattacgGTCTTATAAATTTGATTTcagaagtgtgtgtatgtatttattttttggttgttttgtcatGACTGGAGgagtgaaaatgaagaaaagtcATTTTATCCCTCCTTTCTTGTTGCTGAAGGAATGAACGCCTGTCAGAGCGTGAGGGAGATTCTGAATCTCTGGTATTGATGCGTTAGTGTGCCAAAATGGAAAGAACCCATGAAattaatagtttttatttatagTGGAAGATAGCTGTAGTTAGTTTTAGGTCCTATTTGGCATTGTAACGTCCTGCaatgtttagttgttttttttcttgtttcagttCAACCATTTTACCCAGTATGCTGAATGTGTCTTGTTTAAATTGGCGTGCAAATTGGCTCAAGTGTTATAATGGCGGGAGCAGACTTGGACAACTTTCACTATGAACGTCAGAAAGGGGCATTACATTGTGGCTACTGAATCTGACTCGTTTCCACCACATTAAGCTCCCTTTCCCTTTGTTTTTCATCCGATACATGTAGTGTAACCAATAAATATTCCCTTTAAAAGTAGTTGTCCTGTATGACGTGGTCCAAAAGttgaaaacacacagtcacatctgcATGAAAATCTGGTTTCTGCTGCATTGGAGTGACAAATTCACTATTCATGCAAGAAGGAAGGCAAGGACTGATGAAACCAGAAGACAAGAGCAAAGTAAACCACAGAGAGTCAAAACGGATGTCATAATTCTGCTGGTCGGTCCTTCCAAcacatgtaaaaaatgtctACTCTGGAcagggaaaacagaaaacacttagGTTAGGCTTAGGTCTCTAGAACTTCTATCACAGATAGATGAGACTAGTTTCACTTTCAGTAGACGAGCAGCTCATGCTCGACATGGAGGGATAAGAAAAATCTGAAACAGAAGCACTGTAATTTTTCTTCACCACAGCAGGTGGTGGTGTGATGCGAGGACTGATGCATCATCTCATTTTTCTAAAGAcagaagccttttttttttataattctaCTGAATGAGATTTCATTCATGGTAAACACATTGTTTTCCAACTCGTGGTTATAAAATGTAAAGACTTGGGTTGTTAAGTTTTTAGGTTGACTATATGTAGTAATTCATGTCATGGACTACTGTAATAAGTACGCGTTGTGTAAAGCAAAGGAATCGAAGGCATTGAAGTATTCCATTTTGCCAACTTCAGAAAGTATTCTGGCAGATGGTCGCTGAAATGTATTTCAGCATAATCGAACATGTTTGCTGTTTTCCCCCCACTGTTACAggagaaagtaaaaaatatacatattgtTTCTTTTGAACTGTATAGtattttaaagaatgaaaaacaatgatgcatttgtctgaagaaaaaaaaatcattgaaaaataTGGGTTTAAATGGATggtgcttgttttgtttgaatctGAGTTGTATATCGCCTCTGTTATGtttattgaaaacaaacaaaaaaaaagatattgtgCATGACGTGTTTAGCAGTCATAATGATGTCcatttgtgaaatgtgtatcaaatcaaaaaatgagagaaaaaaaaagaaaagaaaaaaagaaattcgTAGATGCACTTATTGTACATGTGGTTAGGTTAGTAGGTTTGACTTCAAGTTCTTGACTGCCTTACAGGTGGCTCTGAAAGACATAGAAAAGACTTGTGGGACAAGacataatgaaaaacaataaaggatTGTAGAATAATATTGAACAATTCTGAAATTGCAGTTCTTTTGATGCTTGTGATTATTGAAGATGTACTTTAGAGAAATTTCATTGAAAAGATATGACTCTGATGTTAATTCTGTAGAATAGCAATGTATACCAAATGTAATCTTTCCAATGCTATGAAGAATTTATACATGAAATTGATATGCAATAAAACCTGTGTGCTTTTTAAATGAGACGtccactgtatgtgtgtgagttaaGAGAATGATCAGTGAAAGACAACTCAAGTGGTTTCCCTCCCAGTGTCTAATTCATTATTTATGGACAGCTGAAACACTTCATCAGTCAATTCATCATTTAAGTCTTTAATCAAGcaacaagcattttttttaaaattttttaatACAAGtacatttgatacattttggGTTTGGACTGTTTAAACTGTGAAACTGGCTGATATATATTGATTTCTTTATGTATTAATGGTTTGTCTAATAGGGACAGATAGAGTATACATAGACAAACTGAACCAGCTGTCCAGTGCAAGTAGTGTTTATAGCAGATGCAACAACCATCCCTAGAAGGGCTTCCATGGGaataagaaattaaaacaatgagATAAAAGACAGTTATGTCCTATGATGAGTTATGATGAGGAAGGTCTCTTAAAAGTTTGCTGCAAATTTAAGTGATCAGGTAGGTAAAAGTTAATGAATGCAGATCATTCACAGCCCACAACAGAAGTACAGAAAGTATTCATAATGAGCACGTGAAGACATCACAATACCCTGAGTGTTACCCTCAGGAACATTTTACTCCATACAGAACGAGGAATAAATACAGACAGGTGCTAAGTCAAACAGTCATTACATGACAAAGTATAGACTGAACTGAAAATGGATCAGAGTGACCGAGAACAGCGTTTTAAAATCTGAATGTGAGATGACAGGGAAGAGGAAATATTACACAGACGTTACAAAAGTAGATATCAAAATACAGCTACTGTGTGTCctgacacactgctgcagtgtaTGCATGGCAATAGCAGAAGAAATAGGATTGTTTGCTCACATGGTGAAAAGCAGATGACCACTGAACGTGCTATGATGATTTTCATTGTCAAACACCCTTGAGTTAATCCGCAGATGGACAGACACAACATCTCCGACCTCTAGAAGCAGCGTGATGCCATTAGACGATTTCCCAAAATAGGAAGGCTGATGCTCATATGCAACAAAAAATTGGTGTCCGTTCTTGTTCAACGCAGCAGATGAGGGATGTGAAGCATGTCCATGTGCACCGATGTGTAACTCAAAGTGATAGGCGCCTCTCACCGGTGCATTGAAGGAACCTGTGGaacattttgtttgtcagtGAATTTTAGTGAGAATCATCTGTTGCAACATCAGGTTAAAGTCAGGATAGCAAGAAAATCCAATTCATTCTTTTGATTTGTGAATTTGAGGACCTGTGTTTTGGTTGTAAGCATTTCCAATGTTTGTCGCAACTTTTCTGAAGACCAGAATAAAGTCTGTGTTAAATGGTCCGAGAGTTCCTGAGCCTGAAGCCAAGAGAGAGGCTGAGAAAGCCACCTGTTtgactgagagagacagagagagacagacagagagagacagacagagagacagagagactttTGACtcttaaaaataactttatttatcagTTAGTTATTCTCAAAATCAAAAGTGCATCAGCAGCACTAACAaccaagaaacaaacaaaacaaaacaaaccaaaccaatcCCATAATAGTCAACAATGTGtgacgagagagagaaagaaagagagagagagcaatgtCATTGTTCTGAACTCACTGTGGAAACAACAATCTGACCAACAAGTTCTCAGTCTtaccttctccatctctctttagAGCCTCCACCTGGTTTTCTGTGACATTAGTCCTGGCTTTAATGGAGATCagctctgctgtttgtgctggAAAGAAGTCACAAAAAAGTCACATCATGacatataatgtatataatgaaAAATTGAGCCATAGCCAGAAGAGTTATATAACATGTATTGTAATGTGTTTCCTCAGTGTTTCAttgactgtttgttttcttcatcagAGCCGTGATGTTCTCCACACAGTACCTTGAAGATGCTGCTTTAGCTTCTCCACCTCAGTCTTCTGTTCTCTCAGTTGAGCTGCTTGTGCTtcagaaatacagtaaatgccTGTATGTTAGTTTTTACTTCAACATAAATTTTCCTTGGAAAGCTTCTGTAAACTGTTGAGTTACTGTTGTAGCCACATTAGCTGCATGACTCTATGGGATGTCActgtcagtcattcagtcagtccaccactttgacacagactgaaatatcttgacaactattggatagatgaaatttatatttatattttatctacTGCGTGTCTTTCCAACTAAAACGTCTCAATAACTATTTGATGAtagtcatgaaatttggtacagacattcatgttctccTCAGGATGAATAGTAACATCCTCTGTCGTCCCTCACCTTTTTATCTaggccaccatcaggtcaacatCTTAATcagtccaatactttggtttatgaccaaaccTACAGATGCACACATCAGCCTATACTGTACTTTGTAGTTGTGCTGATTAATATCTGTGAGCACATTCAATTATGTATGAAGCTGTAATATTGTAGGACACTGTAACAGTGACCTCAGTTTGTTGCTGTAGTTGAatagtgaaagaaagaaagagtttaACAGGTGTAGAAGACAAGGATTTTTAGACTGAGAAAattctgttgctgttgttaaACTGACACACTGTGTACATTAAGAAGAAAGTTATAAAGTCTCCCAGAAGCTTTTCTTTGACTCATCTTTACCTGCAGGTCATACTGCAAAACAGTTCAGTGTTACAACATTATACAAAACCCTCCTGTAACAAAGCAGTGGTTCTTATTGGTATAACTTCCCTCACTACCTTACATACTACTGTaccttcattctctctctgtaagTGCCTCAAGTGTCTGATGCTGATCAATCATTACCAGAAATATTATATGAGACATGTGCAGGAGATTTGGTTGATAACACTGATTATGTTGAGCATGtcatcaggaaaacaacactgaaaacacagcactcaaacataaatgatttattagagttacaaacacattttatttactccAAGGTGGAAACTCAAAAGTTAAAACCAGTTAACAGTCACATCATGGCTgataaagacagagacagacagcattAGATCAATATAATTATTAATGTAAATGAAGTTTAAGTGTGTAAACATTGaacatcattattttgtgaaaacaaCAAGTCATTGAAGGAGTAGCAAAGAAAAGATTATCATCCCGACCTGTTCAAACACTAATGACACAGTCAGATGTAGTGACCTCCTTCAGGATGTTAATCGGCTGAGATCAGACGACTCATTACAGATGAgagttttctctctttgcttaCTGAATAAATCCAGCGTGGTTTTAAAGTCTGACTCTTGAAGAGCAACAACACAACGTaaatttttgtcattttcagcacCGCCACATTTTTTCTTAACTGACATGAACGAGTCTCTCCCAAAACCAAAGACAAGTGCTGAAACATTAAGTCATAAGATGACAAAGTGTTGAGCTTCTGAACTGAAAATAGATCAGAGTGACTGTTGATTGAGCTTTAATCCCATAAACATCGTgttgaaaaaaagacacagacagtAATGCAATGATATCTTAATGCTTTTATTCAAATGAACACAAGAACACAATATTAATAAGTTTAATATGTACAAATGATTGTTGCTGCAAACCTTTGTCATCCAGCCTTCATAATCATAACAAAATAGAGTAATTCTGTATGTCAGCATACTTAGATACTCaagaaaaagcaaacatttccacatttttctcataaatTTGTTCACTTCTCTAATCTAGTGTTTGAAATAATGTCACAAGTTCTCTAGCTGTCCATCACTGTGCATTTTGATGTAAAtcagaaaaattaaaatgaaaaattcatgaACCTTTTCTGATCAAtaagattgttgttgttgtcaatcAGCTGTCatataaaagagaaagaaatggcaCATCTATCAAGAAGTAGTGATACACACTACAGTGTGGGCAGGTTTTCATATAGTTGTAGAAAAAAGACAGTTTCCTGATCACATGGTGAAAAGCAGATGACCACTGAAGGTGGTATGACGATTTTGATTGTCAAATATCCTTGAGTTAACCCACTGACGCATAAACACAACATCTCCAACCTCTAGAAGCAACGTGACACCATTAGAAGAACTCACAACATAGGACGGCTGATGTTcatatgcaataaaaatatgttgGCCATTCTTGACCAACACAACACCTGAAGGATGTGAAGCATGTCCGTGTCCACATACGTAGAACTCAAAGTGGTAGGCTCCTCTCACTGGTGCAATGAAAAAACCTGTGGAACATTTTAATTGAAGAATCAGCTGCTGCAACATCTCTCAACTGGATAGATGTCGACATAacataaatgtttgaatttgaataCCTGTGTTTGGGTTGTAGGCGTTTCCGATGTTTGTCACAACGTGTCTGAACACCAGAGGAGTGTATGTGTTAAATGGTCCAACAGTTACAGAGCCTGAAGCCAGCAGTGAAGCTGAGAAAGCCACCTGtttgactgagagagagaaacatacTTGTTTTAAAGTGACTGATGTTACAGCAACGATGAGCATGTTTCAAAATGAAGTTATCTAAAGGCACATATTattctcagtgtttttgtgcaATTCACATCAGATAAGGTTTTACATTAGACAAATATTATGAGAACTAAACTGTTTAAATAATGAATTGCTGGTTTAGTTTTCAGTCTtaccttctccatctctctttagAGCCTCCACCTGGTTTTCTGTGACATTAGTCCTGGCTTTAATGGAGATCagctctgctgtttgtgctgaAATTAATCGAAAAAGTGGCAAAAGTGTctcaaatgaaaacaatcttTGATGGTGAAAGATATTTAATTATGACTGTTTTCATTACAGTGTGCTTGTTACTAAAACTATTTGTCATTACCTTGTAGCTGCTGCTTCAATTTGTCCACCTCAGTCTTTTGCAACTCCAGTTCTCTCAGCTTAGCTGTCTGTGCTGAATACAAaagattaaatgttaaaacatattCTTTGTATACAATGTCTCTGTTCTTTGTGTATCGACAGATATAGACAAACCTCCTGTAACAAAGCAGTGGTTCTTATTGGTATAACTTCCCTCACTACCTTACATACTACTGTaccttcattctctctctgtacGTGCCTCATCTCCACCCTCTGTTCAGCCAACGAGGCGCTCATCTCTCTCAGCACAGCACCGATGTCTTGTGTACATCTCTGTTGTTGGTCAGCAGCATTTGTTGGttctcttctctcagcttcagTTTGCTTTCCAAGTGGAATAATGTGGTTGTCAgactctgtttgaagctgagccgtgcagagagagcagatcagcagcaacagaggaaaacacattgTCATCTCCATTCTCAAAGTGGCAGTCTGTTCAGTTCTACTGTGTAGTTGCTGTGTTCATCTCAGCCTTAAATAGTGTCTGATGCTGATCAATCATTACCAGAAATTACCAGAAAAGAGACACGTGCAGATCTGTTTGATAACACTGATCACATGGAGCATGTCATCAGAAtactgaaaacacagcacacaaacataaatgatttattagaACCTGTACACCCATCAGTCAGAACATTAAAAAGATTAGGtgaagtgaaaaacattgaTCACCTTGTTACAATGAAATGTGCTGGGAAACCTTCGTCCTGATATTCATGTGGATTCCATTGATGTGCACCACCCACCAGaacactgttgcagaccaagtaTGATCGGACTTGTTCTGGCTCAGACCATGGATGCTTGattggattgggatctgggaaaCTTGGAGGCCAAGTCGACACCTTGAATACTTTGTTACGTTTCTCtggccattcctgagcagtttgtAACAGGGCACAATGTCCTGCTCGGGGAGCCACTGCCAACGTGgaacgttgttgttgttgagcgGGGAAATACTTTGTCTGCAACAGTGTTCGGGTGGGTGGTGCACATCAGGTAGCATCCACATCAATGACATGACctaaggtttcccagcagaacactgcattttaaaaagatgaatcCTTGAACCAttctttttactaaaatgtgCATTATCGAAGGTCAAAATCACGTATAAAATCACCTGATGGCTGATAACACTGACAAGAAAGACAGCATCAGATCAATATAATTGTCATCCTCACTGAAGTTTGAGACTGTAAACATTGAACGAcctgacatgaaaaacaagtcATTAAAGGAGTAGCAAACAAAAAATTATCAGCCCGACCTGTTCAAACATTAACGACACAGTCAGATGTAGTGACCTCCCTCAGGTTGTTAATTGGCTGAGATCACATCAGAAACACGTTAGATGAGTAATAAAgaagatttttctctctttgcttccTCAATAAATCCAGCACGATAATAAAGTCTGACTTTGGAAGAGcaacaacacatttaacaacaacatcCACTGACAGACAAGTGCAAAGtcataaagtcataatatgaCAAGTGTAAAACTTATCTACTGGAAATGGATCAGAGTGGCTGTTGATCAGCTATAGGGCCTTTTTAGACGGTCTATAGTGCAGCGCTAGTACGTTTAGTGTTTGTCCAAGTCTATTTTGCTGGTTAAACGGCCGATAATCTGGGAGATGTACAGCGCAAAAATTTGGTATTTATgaacataaatcaaaacaacatGAGTGTCTTgtcccattccctttaaggtCTCCCAGGTGCTCAGGGCCTGCACATATTAAACAGTGGCACTCTTCTTTGCTGAGGGAAAGGGATATGATCTttggctgctggaccctctgccccacCTTTTCACAACCATCTctcccatcaacaactctgcttgattgcatatgaaaaaataagctGAAATTtaactgaagaggaggaggagcgatgctgcgtccctctgtgtgtgctctCAGTCCGTGGTTCAGGcgggacgggtcataaaaactatcatcctgatcaataacgggTGGGATAAGAGGGGAGAAATACgttaatgatgaaaatattaatgacatgacctgcagcgatcctccagcagcagaaaccatgTGTATCTGTACATGAACTTGCACACTGCacacgaggaacagctgatgaacttctttgattatttaaaactcctgactcgtttcctttggagagtttataactacagcttttagttctGATGATTAAATCAGCCACGATATTTGTCACAGTGACATGACTGcgttcatggaaatgtttaaaataactgaaagcaacTTCTCAAATCATAAAGTCAGAGTGTATGAACAgtgtgaacccgcctgtgtaggTGCATCTGAtgcgtcctttaaatagcaggaaacagtcTGAGCTTtagacttcagaccagctttttgttggtctatggcgctgTCGCTTTCTGCTGACTCAACATAGCAATCCaccatcagtgcgcctgaccacacctcattttgaGACCAACGCGGCCATGGGCGTAAAGTAGAGACCTTAATCTCATAAACATCTGTGACAACAGCGTTTTGAAAGTTCAATATGAatgaacagagacacagagcagaTAAACAGGGCTGAGGAGGATGGGACTGGAGCCGAGCAGAAGGAATGAGCAGGTACTACGATCTAGCGAGGTGGATATGGCAGAGCTGAGTCTTTGTAGGATTCTTATTTGCAGGATAGGATGCAGCTGATGTGGCTCCGCCCAGGTCCACTCACCTGTCTCCACTCAGGcaaccacccacacacatgcacagagagagagagagagagagagagactgcagatGAGGTAGAGGTGGAGGGCATGAAATCTTTTGGTCAATCTTACATTTCATACTTCCAAACAGAcgtgaaacatttattttgtttcctgttgacaATAAGAAGATATTTCATTATGAAACTAAAATTTACAATGTGTTGAAGAAAGGTCCACAGAAAGTACTGTGATGATACGTTTAtgcttttattcaaatgtaaatgaacacaataacaatatatttaCTATGTACAAATAATTATTGGTGCAAAGATTTGTCATCCAGCTTTGATAATCAGGATAACATTAAATGAGTCTTGGATTTGCAGGTTTTGATACAGTAATTCTGTATGTCAACTTACTAAGATGTttacaaaaagcaaacatttccaCAATTTTCTCACAAATTACTTCACTTCTTTAATCTAGTGTTTGAAAAAATGGCACAAATATTCTCTCACTGTCCATCACTGTGCATTTTGATTTAAATCCAGAAAAAACATGCAGATGAAAATTTAATGTACCTTTTCTCATCAAAAAgattgttggtgttgttgttgttgttgttgttgtcaatcAGCTTcagtataaaagggagaaattTAACTTTCATCAAGAAGTACTGCTACTGTGTGGTCAGGTTTTCATACAGTTGAAGAAAAAGGGCTGTTTCCTGCTCACATGGTGAAA from Pagrus major chromosome 7, Pma_NU_1.0 encodes the following:
- the LOC140999166 gene encoding uncharacterized protein, whose product is MEMTMCFPLLLLICSLCTAQLQTESDNHIIPLGKQTEAERREPTNAADQQQRCTQDIGAVLREMSASLAEQRVEMRHVQRENEAQTAKLRELELQKTEVDKLKQQLQVQGAKLRVLELQKTEVDKLKQQLKAQTAELISIKARTNVTENQVEALKRDGEAQTAELISIKARTNVTENQVEALKRDGEAQTAELISIKARTNVTENQVEALKRDGEAQTAELISIKARTNVTENQVEALKRDGEVKQVAFSASLLASGSGTLGPFNTDFILVFRKVATNIGNAYNQNTGSFNAPVRGAYHFELHIGAHGHASHPSSAALNKNGHQFFVAYEHQPSYFGKSSNGITLLLEVGDVVSVHLRINSRVFDNENHHSTFSGHLLFTM